From Polaribacter butkevichii, a single genomic window includes:
- the lipA gene encoding lipoyl synthase, translating to MAIESVILPEKQKKPKWLRVKLPVGKKYTELRSLVDKYKLNTICTSGSCPNMGECWGEGTATFMILGNICTRSCGFCGVKTGRPETVEWDEPEKVARSIKLMSIKHAVITSVDRDDLKDGGSIIWAETVDAIRRANPKTTLETLIPDFQGNTKQIDRVIEVHPEVVSHNMETVRRLTREVRIQAKYDRSLGVLKYLKEKGMRTKTGLMLGLGEKEEEVIQTMKDLRAVNCDILTIGQYLQPTKNHLPVLEFITPEQFKKYETLGLEMGFMYVESGALVRSSYKAHKHAV from the coding sequence ATGGCAATAGAATCTGTAATACTTCCAGAAAAACAAAAAAAACCCAAATGGCTACGTGTAAAATTACCTGTGGGTAAAAAATACACCGAATTAAGGTCTTTGGTAGATAAATATAAACTGAATACCATTTGTACTAGTGGAAGCTGCCCAAACATGGGAGAATGTTGGGGAGAAGGAACTGCTACATTTATGATTTTAGGTAATATCTGTACACGTTCTTGTGGTTTTTGCGGTGTAAAAACCGGAAGACCAGAAACCGTAGAATGGGATGAACCAGAAAAAGTAGCTCGTTCTATAAAATTAATGAGCATTAAACATGCTGTTATAACTTCTGTTGATAGAGACGATTTAAAAGATGGTGGATCTATTATATGGGCAGAAACCGTAGATGCTATTCGTAGAGCAAACCCTAAGACAACTTTAGAAACTTTAATTCCAGATTTTCAAGGAAACACTAAACAAATAGATAGAGTTATAGAAGTGCATCCAGAAGTAGTTTCTCATAATATGGAAACTGTAAGAAGGTTAACGAGAGAAGTTAGAATTCAGGCGAAGTACGATAGAAGTTTAGGTGTTTTAAAATACTTAAAAGAAAAAGGCATGCGTACTAAAACAGGTTTAATGCTTGGTTTAGGAGAAAAAGAAGAAGAAGTAATACAAACCATGAAAGATTTACGTGCAGTAAACTGCGATATTCTTACTATTGGTCAATATTTACAACCTACTAAAAATCATTTACCTGTTCTAGAATTTATTACTCCAGAGCAATTTAAAAAATACGAAACTTTAGGCTTAGAAATGGGCTTTATGTACGTAGAAAGTGGAGCATTAGTTCGTTCTTCTTATAAAGCACATAAACACGCGGTATAA